The DNA region GCCCCCACCGTTTAACGTTCAGCACCGCCGGCCTGCCGGCACGGCAGCATCAGCCCCAGCAGAGCTTCAGGCCCTCTTCGACGGAGATCGACGTCACGCCGTCCACGGGCTTCGAGGTGACAAGCTGGGCGCCGGTGTCGAGGAAGCCCATCTTCGGATCGATTTCCGGGATCTTGCCGGAATGGATCGCCTCAAGGGCCATCGCCGCCATCTTCAGCGGGTATTGCTGGCTGGTGGCGCCGATCACGCCGGCCTCGACGTTCTTGACGCCCGGGCAACCGCCATCGACCGACACGATCATGACGCTGCCGTCATCCTTGCCGACCGCCTTCAGCGCTTCCCACGCGCCGGCCGCGGCCGGTTCGTTGATCGTGTAGACGACGTTCACGTCCGGGCACTTCTGCAGCGCGTTCTCCATCGCCGTGCGGCCCTTCTCCTGGTCGCCCTGGGAGATTTCATGGTCGCAGATGCGCGCATCGGTCTCGTCGCCGATCTTGTTCGGGTCCATGACGTCGATGCCGAAGCCGGCCATGAAGCCCTGGTCGCGCAGGTAGTCGACGGTCGGCTGGTTGGTGGCGAGGTCGAGCAGAACGATCTTGGCGTCCTTGGCCTTGTCGCCCAGCGTGCCCTTGGCCCACTGGCCGATCAGCATGCCGGCCTTGCGGTTGTCGGTCGCAAACGTCGCCGTCGCGGCATCCATCGGATCGAGCGGCGTGTCGAGCACGATGACCATCAGGCCGGCGTCGCGCGCCTTCTTGATCGTCGGCACGATCGCCTTCGAGTCAGACGGGACGATCGCGAAGCCCTTGGCGCCGGCGGCGATGAGGTTCTCGATCGCGGCCACCTGGCCGTCATTGTCGCCGTCATACTTGCCGGCGGCGGTGATCAGCGTAATGCCGAGCTCCTTGGCCTTCGCCTGCGCGCCTTCTCGCATCTTGACGAAGAAGGGGTTGGTCTCGGTCTTGGTGATGAGGCCGATAGTCTCGTCGGCCAGCACCGGCACGGCCGACAACGCGACAATGGCGCCGGCGAGCAACAGTTTCTTCAGCATGTCGTTTCCTCCCTGGTCGATCTCCCTTAGGCATTCGCGAAGCGACCAGACCTCCGCGACGCACCCGGCTCCTCCCGGATCTCCCTGGCGACCACCCCTCCCCGGCGGCCGCCGCAATCAAACGCCATCCCGCCGGCCTCAGCCGGGGACGGTCTCGCGCAGACCCCGCTCGTCATTCGATCGCATCAGGATCGAGGCGCGGGGTGAGAAAGAATAGAACATCGGCAGACTCGCGGCGCCGATCGCGCCGGCATCGCGGCCGAACGAGCCATGCACCAGGCGCGGCGGGCGGCGCGCTTCCGGGGCGTGTGCCGCCAGCGACGCGGCGAGCCGGCCGATCAGCGCATCGACAAGGCCGGCATCGATGTCGGCGTCCAGCACCACGACCGGAACGTCGAGCAGCGCCATCGCCGTCCAGATGGCCGGCGTCAGGGCATCGACCGCATCGTCGAGCCATTCGCCGACGGCCGGGTGCTGCGCCACGAACGCCGCCTCGGCATCCAGTGGGGAGACGACCGGCACACCCGCCGCCAGCAGGTGCCGGGCGAGCGCATTCAGCGAGGCGCGGGTGATGAGCAATTCGCCGCCCTGGGGCGGCTTGGGCGCCGAGGCCAGCCGGCTGGGGCCGACTGGAATCACGGCGACGTCGCCGGCATTGCCATGGCTGCCACGCAGATAATCACCACCCGTGACCACGCCGCCGCCGATCGCGGGGCCGAGGAACAGATAGAGGAAATCGTCCATGCGCCGGCCGACGCCGTAGAACAGCTCCGCGATCGCGGCGGCGTTGCCATCATTCTCGCTGAACACCGGCAGGCCGGTCGCCTCCTGCAGCCAGGCACCGAAATCGACGTGATCCCAGAGACCGAACGTGTCCGGCGGCAAATCGAGCCGGCCGAGCCAGGAGCCGAGATTATAGGGCAGCGCCAGGCCGACACCCGCGAAGCGCTCGCGTGCCGGGCGATCGAGCAGTGAAAGCAATTCACGTATGTCGCGCTCGACCATGGCGAGCGCCTCTTCCGGCCGCGGCAGGACGATGTCATAGGCGCGCCGGGCGATCGGATGGCCGGCGAAATCGATCAGGATCGTCTCGATCGAGCGGCGGTCGAGACGGACGCCGATACCGTAAGCGCCCTTCGGGTTGAGGCGCAGCATGGTTGCCGGCTGGCCTCGGCCGCCATCATGGCGCTTGCCGACCGAAACGATCAGGCTCTGGTCCTCGAGCTTCTGGATGATCGCGCCTATGGCGGTGTTGGTCAGGTCGGCGGCGCGGGCAAGATCGGCCTTCGACGCCTCGCCCGCCCGGCGCAGCCGCTGCAGGACCAGGCGTTCATTGTAGCGGCGAAGCTGCGCGGAATTGCTACCGCGGCCGAGGCCGACGCTCTCCAAAGCTTCCTCCCCGAGGCGACTTCGAGGCCGCCATTAATTTATCTTGCTACAATTAATCGCCGGGTCGGGAGCCGAGTCAATGCCAATTCGTCGCCGCGTTGCGACAGAAAAGCCAAGCATTCTGCGGCATTGCGAAGAGCGAGCGCTGTCGTTCGGCGCTGCGACGGGTCGTGCCGAGGATCTCTCTCGCGTTGTCTAAGACTTTTCCAAAGGGTATTGGAGCGGCTATGTGTCTGCTTTCCAAGCTACGATTTCGAGCACAAGCTTAGTCGGCAACCTGCCTGCTGTCTGCGGAGGTAGATAATATGAAATCTAGTACTGCAAGAATATTGAGACGGTATCTGCAGGCAATAGCGTTGGTACTTTTGGTTATATCGTCATATATGACTGGAAGTATTATCGTTTTCTTCTCTATTTTTCCAGTATTTCTGATATATTTCACCGACGTTTGTGAGAATTGTGGGTATATGATATATTTCTCTCCGAGACGAAGTGTATCCAGTTGGATAAACCCATTCTACTATCCCAACAAATGCCCACGGTGCGGCAATCATCTCTAGCTAGGCGCACAATAGGCCTGCCCCTCCCCTCGGACCGAGGAAGGGCGATCCCGTCGCGACGGCCGGCTCAGCCCCGCGCAAACTCCTCGCGCAGCGAAGAATAGAGCCGGCGGAAGCGTTCGATCTTCGGCTGGTAGGCATCGTGCCGTGAACGGTTCGGCTCGAAGACGTGGCGGACCGGCGGCGCCGGGCAGGCCTCCGCGGCGCTGATGCCCTCGCTGGCCATGATGGCGAGGCGAGCGGCGCCGAAGGCCGGCCCCTTCTCGCCGCCTTGATGGACAACGATCTCGATGCCCAGCACATCGGCGAAGATCTGCATCCAGAACGGGCTGCGGGAACCGCCACCGATCGCGCCCATGCGGGTCGGCCGGGTTCCGGCCTCGGCGAGAACCGTCTGCGCGTCGGCGAAGGAAAAGGCGACGCCTTCGAGCACGGCGCGGATCAGGTCCGGCCGGCGCGTCGTTGGGTCGAGACCGAAGAAGACGCCACGCGCATAGGGATCGTTATGCGGCGTACGCTCGCCGGCGAGATAGGGCAGGAAGACAAGGCCGTCGCGACCCTGCGGTGCCGCCTCGACCTCGGCGAGGAGCTTGCCGATATCGGGCTCGCCGACCACACCTGCCGCCCAGGCGAGCGCGCTGGCGCCGTTCAGCATCGCCGCCATCTGGAACCAGCGGCCCGGCAGGGCATGGGCGAAGGTGTGGACGAAAGCGTCGGGATAGGGCCGGTAGGTCTCGTTGACGACGAAATATTGCCCGGAGGTACCGAG from Kaistia algarum includes:
- a CDS encoding sugar ABC transporter substrate-binding protein, whose product is MLKKLLLAGAIVALSAVPVLADETIGLITKTETNPFFVKMREGAQAKAKELGITLITAAGKYDGDNDGQVAAIENLIAAGAKGFAIVPSDSKAIVPTIKKARDAGLMVIVLDTPLDPMDAATATFATDNRKAGMLIGQWAKGTLGDKAKDAKIVLLDLATNQPTVDYLRDQGFMAGFGIDVMDPNKIGDETDARICDHEISQGDQEKGRTAMENALQKCPDVNVVYTINEPAAAGAWEALKAVGKDDGSVMIVSVDGGCPGVKNVEAGVIGATSQQYPLKMAAMALEAIHSGKIPEIDPKMGFLDTGAQLVTSKPVDGVTSISVEEGLKLCWG
- a CDS encoding ROK family transcriptional regulator, which encodes MESVGLGRGSNSAQLRRYNERLVLQRLRRAGEASKADLARAADLTNTAIGAIIQKLEDQSLIVSVGKRHDGGRGQPATMLRLNPKGAYGIGVRLDRRSIETILIDFAGHPIARRAYDIVLPRPEEALAMVERDIRELLSLLDRPARERFAGVGLALPYNLGSWLGRLDLPPDTFGLWDHVDFGAWLQEATGLPVFSENDGNAAAIAELFYGVGRRMDDFLYLFLGPAIGGGVVTGGDYLRGSHGNAGDVAVIPVGPSRLASAPKPPQGGELLITRASLNALARHLLAAGVPVVSPLDAEAAFVAQHPAVGEWLDDAVDALTPAIWTAMALLDVPVVVLDADIDAGLVDALIGRLAASLAAHAPEARRPPRLVHGSFGRDAGAIGAASLPMFYSFSPRASILMRSNDERGLRETVPG